A section of the Pseudomonas flavescens genome encodes:
- a CDS encoding vWA domain-containing protein: MKMIAQPLLCGLASGVVLSLTACTASHEDASEAPRSEPPTVSEVASIQQQVRPAPMMTRMAAPLAADQAHASVAEASGEQYQRLAANPVQSVAEAPVSTFSIDVDTGSYANVRRFLNEGRLPPAEAVRLEELVNYFPYAYPMPRGAAPFGVGSELAVTPWNPQSRLLRIAVKASDLQVAELPAANLVFLVDVSGSMDRPEGLPLVQSTLKLLVDQLRAQDRVSLVVYAGDSSVVLEPTSGSRKAAIRAAIEQLRAGGSTAGESGIQLAYQQAQKGFIEGGINRILLATDGDFNVGISDFESLKALAVDKRRSGISLTTLGFGTGNYNERLMEQLADAGDGNYAYIDNLREARKVLVEQLSSTLATVARDVKVQVEFNPARVSEYRLLGYENRALKREDFSNDKVDAGDIGAGHSVTALYEIVPVGNEGWLEPLRYRQAAQASSGDSELAWLRIRYKTPEQNHSRLLETAIEAPVSYTPISKASEDLRFAASVAAFAQQLSGGRYTGNFDWAATAALARGSRGDDPFGLRNEFVQLVELAQSLQTGDSRATGVD, translated from the coding sequence ATGAAAATGATTGCCCAGCCTCTGTTGTGCGGCCTTGCCAGCGGTGTCGTGCTGTCGCTGACGGCCTGCACGGCCAGCCATGAAGATGCCAGCGAGGCGCCGCGCAGCGAGCCGCCAACTGTCAGTGAAGTGGCATCGATCCAGCAGCAGGTTCGTCCCGCACCGATGATGACGCGCATGGCAGCGCCACTGGCCGCTGATCAGGCTCATGCGTCGGTCGCCGAGGCCAGCGGCGAGCAGTACCAGCGTCTGGCCGCCAATCCCGTGCAATCCGTCGCCGAGGCGCCGGTATCCACCTTCAGCATCGACGTGGATACCGGCAGCTACGCCAACGTGCGGCGCTTCCTGAACGAGGGGCGGCTGCCACCGGCCGAGGCGGTGCGCCTCGAGGAACTGGTCAATTACTTTCCCTATGCCTATCCGATGCCCAGAGGTGCCGCACCGTTCGGGGTCGGCAGCGAGCTGGCGGTGACGCCCTGGAACCCGCAGAGCCGCTTGCTGCGCATCGCCGTCAAGGCGTCCGACCTGCAAGTCGCCGAGTTGCCGGCCGCCAACCTGGTGTTCCTGGTCGATGTATCCGGTTCGATGGATCGCCCCGAGGGCCTGCCGCTGGTGCAGAGCACCCTTAAACTGCTGGTCGATCAATTAAGGGCCCAGGATCGCGTCTCGCTGGTGGTCTATGCCGGTGACTCCAGCGTGGTGCTGGAGCCAACGTCCGGCTCGCGCAAGGCGGCTATCCGCGCAGCCATCGAGCAGTTGCGGGCCGGCGGTTCGACGGCGGGGGAGTCGGGCATTCAGCTCGCCTACCAACAGGCGCAGAAGGGCTTCATCGAAGGCGGCATCAATCGCATCCTGCTGGCCACCGATGGTGACTTCAATGTCGGCATCAGCGACTTCGAGAGCCTCAAGGCGCTCGCTGTCGACAAGCGCAGGAGCGGTATCTCGCTGACCACCCTGGGGTTCGGTACGGGCAACTACAACGAGCGGCTCATGGAGCAGCTGGCCGATGCTGGCGATGGCAACTACGCCTACATCGACAACCTGCGCGAGGCGCGCAAGGTGCTGGTCGAACAGCTCAGCTCGACCCTGGCCACGGTCGCCCGGGATGTGAAGGTTCAGGTCGAATTCAACCCGGCTCGAGTCAGCGAGTACCGTCTGCTCGGTTACGAGAACCGCGCGCTGAAGCGTGAAGACTTCAGCAACGACAAGGTCGATGCCGGCGACATCGGTGCCGGGCACAGCGTGACAGCGCTGTACGAGATCGTGCCGGTCGGCAACGAGGGCTGGCTGGAGCCGCTGCGCTATCGGCAGGCGGCGCAAGCGAGCTCGGGCGACAGCGAGCTGGCCTGGCTGCGCATCCGTTACAAGACGCCCGAGCAGAATCACAGCCGCCTGCTGGAAACGGCCATCGAGGCGCCTGTGTCCTACACGCCAATCAGCAAGGCCAGTGAGGACCTGCGTTTCGCGGCCTCCGTGGCAGCCTTCGCCCAGCAACTGAGCGGGGGCCGCTACACCGGGAACTTCGACTGGGCCGCTACGGCGGCGCTGGCGCGGGGCAGTCGTGGCGACGATCCGTTCGGTCTGCGCAACGAGTTCGTGCAACTGGTGGAACTGGCGCAAAGCCTGCAAACTGGCGATTCCCGTGCTACCGGAGTCGACTGA
- a CDS encoding RNA polymerase sigma factor translates to MTANPPTAVEPGDAELLRRYRGGDAASFTQLYERHRLGLFRFLLGLCGDHAVAEEVFQDTWMSLIRSESLQREAAVLFKTWLYQIARNRLIDHWRKHGKRQQHEDVFDEHLHDQPSGDPDPERQLSLSQDQARIQAALDDLPAEQREVFLLRAHADLELHEIAELTHTPAETVKSRLRYAMQKLRRLLSVAEEVSP, encoded by the coding sequence GTGACCGCCAATCCCCCAACCGCCGTAGAGCCCGGCGATGCCGAGTTGTTGCGCCGCTACCGGGGCGGCGATGCCGCGTCGTTCACGCAGCTTTACGAGCGGCACCGCCTTGGTCTGTTTCGATTTCTGCTTGGTTTGTGCGGCGATCACGCGGTCGCCGAAGAGGTATTCCAGGACACCTGGATGAGCCTGATCCGCAGCGAGTCCCTGCAGCGCGAGGCGGCAGTGCTGTTCAAGACCTGGCTCTACCAGATCGCCCGCAACCGCCTGATCGACCACTGGCGCAAGCATGGCAAGCGTCAGCAGCACGAGGACGTGTTCGACGAGCACCTGCATGATCAGCCCAGCGGCGATCCCGATCCTGAGCGGCAACTGAGCCTCAGCCAGGACCAGGCGCGGATCCAGGCTGCACTCGATGACCTGCCCGCGGAGCAGCGCGAGGTCTTTCTGTTGCGCGCGCACGCCGACCTGGAATTGCACGAGATTGCCGAGCTGACCCACACGCCGGCAGAAACGGTTAAAAGTCGCCTGCGCTATGCGATGCAGAAACTGCGTCGCCTGCTCAGCGTGGCCGAAGAGGTATCTCCATGA
- a CDS encoding CPBP family intramembrane glutamic endopeptidase → MPLSLRLLLPLCPLATGVTLGFIEPAGLLVACLFIALVLAPNHLPARIRDSLVMIASLLLAAHLLPGFAPWVLGEPERISSDAPPYLLRLSWDKLLVGCTLLAWWLGQPPRHGDKPMLAVPVYAVTLLAVPGLALSLSVVGWQPKWPDMLWPWLIINLGVAVLAEELLFRGLLQRRLVEWLGTWPGILCASLLFGAAHIPFSPWFAVVATVAGLGYGVVFHLTGRLSVAIALHGLVNLLHFTLLSYPLRIG, encoded by the coding sequence ATGCCCTTATCTCTTCGACTGCTATTGCCGCTTTGCCCCCTCGCCACCGGCGTAACCCTGGGCTTCATCGAGCCTGCGGGCCTGTTAGTCGCCTGCCTGTTCATCGCCCTGGTACTTGCCCCCAACCACCTGCCTGCGAGGATCCGGGACAGCCTGGTGATGATTGCCAGCCTGTTGCTGGCCGCGCACCTGCTGCCCGGCTTCGCCCCCTGGGTCCTGGGCGAGCCCGAGCGGATCAGCAGTGACGCACCGCCCTACCTGCTGCGCCTTTCGTGGGACAAACTGCTGGTGGGTTGCACCCTGCTCGCCTGGTGGCTCGGCCAGCCCCCGCGACACGGCGACAAGCCGATGCTGGCCGTGCCCGTGTATGCGGTGACGCTGCTGGCGGTCCCCGGTCTGGCATTGTCGCTGAGCGTGGTGGGCTGGCAGCCGAAGTGGCCCGACATGCTCTGGCCCTGGCTGATCATCAACCTCGGCGTGGCCGTATTGGCAGAGGAGTTGCTGTTTCGCGGCCTGCTGCAGAGACGTCTGGTCGAATGGCTGGGTACCTGGCCGGGGATTCTCTGCGCCTCCCTGCTGTTCGGCGCTGCACACATTCCCTTCAGCCCCTGGTTCGCCGTGGTGGCGACCGTCGCCGGGCTCGGCTACGGCGTGGTGTTTCACCTGACCGGCCGGCTGAGCGTGGCCATCGCGTTGCATGGCCTGGTCAACCTGCTGCACTTCACGCTGCTGAGCTACCCGCTGCGTATCGGCTGA
- a CDS encoding DUF2897 family protein: MPWYAWLILIVAIGSIVGGLFMLRDTAKKLPLSDEQLKRIRERNVEQDAKDAQDR; encoded by the coding sequence ATGCCCTGGTATGCCTGGTTGATCCTGATTGTGGCGATCGGCTCCATCGTCGGTGGCCTGTTCATGCTGCGTGATACGGCGAAGAAACTGCCACTCAGCGACGAGCAACTGAAACGCATCCGCGAGCGCAACGTCGAGCAGGATGCCAAGGACGCTCAGGATCGCTGA
- a CDS encoding class II 3-deoxy-7-phosphoheptulonate synthase, which yields MSQPWSPDSWRGKAIQQQPVYPDAAQLSKVEQTLASFPPLVFAGEARELRKQFAEVTQGRAFLLQGGDCAESFAEFSAAKIRDTFKVLLQMAIVMTFAAGCPVVKVGRMAGQFAKPRSANDETIDGVTLPAYRGDIVNGIGFDPVSRAPDPQRLLQAYHQSTASLNLLRAFAQGGFADLHQVHQWNLDFIANSALAQKYHQLADRIDETLAFMRACGMDGAAQVRETSFFTAHEALLLNYEEAFVRRDSLTGGFYDCSAHMLWIGDRTRQVDGAHVEFLRGVGNPIGVKVGPSMTDEDLIRLIDILNPDNDPGRLNLIVRMGADKVEAGLPRLIRTVQREGRQVLWSSDPMHGNTIKASSGYKTRDFAQILAEVRQFFAVHHAEGSYAGGIHIEMTGQDVTECIGGAKPITEAGLSDRYHTHCDPRMNADQSLELAFMIAETLKQVRR from the coding sequence ATGAGTCAGCCCTGGAGCCCCGATAGCTGGAGAGGCAAAGCCATCCAGCAACAACCTGTCTACCCGGATGCCGCGCAACTGAGCAAGGTCGAGCAGACCCTGGCCAGCTTCCCGCCGCTGGTGTTCGCCGGCGAGGCGCGGGAACTGCGCAAGCAGTTCGCCGAGGTGACCCAGGGCCGGGCGTTCCTGCTGCAGGGCGGCGATTGCGCGGAGAGCTTCGCCGAGTTCAGTGCGGCGAAGATCCGCGACACCTTCAAGGTGCTGCTGCAGATGGCCATCGTCATGACGTTCGCAGCTGGCTGCCCGGTGGTCAAAGTCGGGCGCATGGCCGGCCAGTTCGCCAAGCCGCGTTCGGCCAATGACGAAACCATCGACGGCGTCACCCTGCCCGCCTACCGTGGCGATATCGTCAACGGCATCGGCTTCGATCCGGTCAGCCGTGCTCCCGACCCTCAGCGCCTGCTGCAGGCCTATCACCAGTCCACTGCCTCACTGAACCTGTTGCGCGCCTTCGCCCAGGGCGGCTTCGCCGACCTGCATCAGGTCCACCAGTGGAACCTGGACTTCATCGCCAACTCGGCACTGGCTCAGAAGTATCACCAGCTGGCCGATCGCATCGACGAGACCCTGGCGTTCATGCGCGCCTGCGGCATGGACGGCGCGGCGCAGGTTCGCGAAACCAGCTTCTTCACCGCCCACGAAGCCCTGCTGCTCAACTACGAAGAAGCCTTCGTACGCCGCGACAGCCTGACTGGCGGCTTCTACGACTGCTCGGCACACATGCTGTGGATCGGCGATCGCACCCGCCAGGTGGACGGCGCCCATGTCGAATTCCTGCGCGGCGTGGGTAACCCCATCGGCGTCAAGGTTGGCCCGAGCATGACCGACGAGGACCTGATCCGCCTGATCGACATCCTCAACCCGGACAACGACCCAGGTCGCCTCAACCTGATCGTACGCATGGGCGCCGACAAGGTCGAAGCCGGCCTGCCACGCCTGATCCGCACCGTGCAGCGCGAGGGCCGCCAGGTACTGTGGAGCAGCGACCCGATGCACGGCAACACCATCAAGGCATCGAGCGGCTACAAGACCCGCGACTTCGCGCAGATTCTCGCCGAGGTTCGTCAGTTCTTCGCTGTCCACCACGCCGAGGGCAGCTATGCGGGCGGCATCCATATCGAGATGACCGGCCAGGACGTCACCGAGTGCATCGGCGGTGCCAAGCCGATCACCGAAGCCGGTCTGTCGGACCGTTATCACACCCATTGCGACCCGCGGATGAACGCCGATCAGTCTCTGGAACTGGCGTTCATGATTGCCGAGACGCTGAAACAGGTCCGCCGCTAG
- a CDS encoding spermidine synthase, with product MPGLPPVEEMKDEVVLAEVHDAFGVIRVVEIGEYRFLEFGESIEQSCVFSADPSWLEYDYTRAMFAGALCHEAPETALFLGLGAGNLTQACLKFLPLDDVETIELRPDVPRLAMEYLGLEDDPRLTMRIGDAMELLPSAESADLIFVDLYTDTGPGVGHLAWRFLDDCRAKLNPGGWLIINQWAGDDGKPLGAALLRGLYHRHYWECPVIEGNVVVLVPAELDQQFDREAVSRRAEALQARLGYSLQPLIDAVRMAS from the coding sequence ATGCCTGGCTTGCCTCCGGTGGAGGAAATGAAGGACGAGGTCGTGCTGGCCGAGGTGCACGACGCCTTTGGCGTTATCCGCGTGGTGGAAATCGGCGAATACCGCTTTCTCGAGTTCGGGGAGTCGATCGAGCAGAGCTGTGTGTTCAGTGCCGATCCAAGCTGGCTGGAGTACGACTACACCCGCGCCATGTTCGCTGGCGCGCTGTGCCACGAGGCACCGGAGACTGCGTTGTTCCTTGGCCTGGGGGCCGGCAACCTGACCCAGGCGTGCCTGAAGTTCCTGCCGCTCGACGATGTCGAAACCATCGAGCTGCGCCCCGATGTGCCACGCCTGGCCATGGAATACCTGGGATTGGAGGACGACCCGCGCCTGACCATGCGCATCGGTGATGCCATGGAGCTGCTGCCCAGTGCGGAGAGTGCCGACCTGATCTTCGTCGATCTCTATACCGACACCGGTCCGGGTGTCGGTCATCTGGCCTGGCGCTTTCTCGATGACTGCCGCGCCAAGCTCAACCCGGGCGGCTGGTTGATCATCAACCAGTGGGCCGGTGACGACGGCAAGCCGCTGGGTGCTGCGCTGCTGCGTGGCCTCTATCACCGGCATTACTGGGAGTGCCCGGTGATCGAGGGCAACGTGGTGGTGCTGGTGCCCGCCGAGCTGGACCAGCAATTCGACCGCGAGGCAGTGAGCCGCCGCGCCGAAGCCTTGCAGGCGCGCCTGGGTTATTCGCTGCAGCCATTGATCGATGCCGTGCGCATGGCCAGCTGA
- a CDS encoding ester cyclase, whose product MSEQDLAAVYRAYIDCLNRQDWANLGNFVHDDAVHNGRRLGLTGYREMLERDFQEIPDLRFNIRLLTCEESTIGSRLDFHCAPKGRFLDLPVNGRKVSFSENVFYAFRDGKIAEVWSVVDKAAIEAQLTSRV is encoded by the coding sequence ATGAGTGAGCAAGACCTTGCGGCGGTGTACCGCGCCTATATCGACTGCCTGAATCGTCAGGACTGGGCGAACCTGGGGAATTTCGTTCACGACGACGCGGTGCACAACGGTCGTCGCCTGGGCCTCACCGGCTACCGAGAGATGCTCGAGCGCGACTTTCAGGAAATCCCCGATCTGCGCTTCAACATCCGTTTGCTGACTTGCGAAGAATCGACCATCGGCAGTCGCCTGGATTTTCATTGCGCACCGAAAGGCCGCTTTCTCGATCTGCCAGTCAATGGTCGCAAAGTTTCCTTCAGCGAAAACGTGTTCTACGCGTTTCGCGACGGAAAGATCGCCGAAGTCTGGTCGGTGGTGGATAAAGCCGCCATCGAGGCGCAATTGACGAGCAGGGTCTGA
- a CDS encoding DEAD/DEAH box helicase, giving the protein MTQETGGFAALGLHANILSALTAVGYEEPSPIQYQAIPVILSGQDMIGQAQTGTGKTAAFALPILSKIDPAKREPQALILAPTRELALQVATAFETYSKQMPGLNVVAVYGGAPMGPQLKAIRQGAQVIVATPGRLVDHLRRDEKVLSTIQYLVLDEADEMLKLGFMDDLEVIFEAMPKSRQSVLFSATLPHSIRAIAEKHLRDPQHIKIAAKTQTVSRIEQAHLMIHADQKTNAVLRLLEVEEFDALIAFVRTKQATLDLAAALEAKGYKAAALNGDIAQNQRERVIESLKDGRLDIVVATDVAARGIDVPRITHVFNVDMPYDPESYVHRIGRTGRAGREGRALLLVTPRERRMLQVIERVTGQKVGEVKLPNGQQVLDARIKKLTNGLAPLVADAEASHGELLDRLTADIGCTPRALAAALLKKATNGQPLDLASVEREQPLVPGVGGAPRERREREGERSGERSDPRERRAPMPLGEGRARCRTALGARDGIAAKNLLGAILNEGGLAREAIGRIQIRESFSLVELPEDGLERLLSKLKDTRVAGKPLKLRRYRED; this is encoded by the coding sequence ATGACCCAGGAAACCGGCGGCTTCGCCGCACTCGGCCTTCACGCCAATATTCTCTCCGCCCTGACCGCCGTCGGCTACGAAGAGCCTTCGCCCATCCAGTACCAGGCCATTCCGGTGATTCTCTCCGGCCAGGACATGATCGGCCAGGCTCAGACCGGTACCGGCAAGACCGCAGCGTTCGCGCTGCCGATTCTGTCGAAAATCGATCCGGCCAAGCGCGAGCCCCAGGCGCTGATTCTGGCGCCGACCCGCGAGCTGGCTTTGCAGGTCGCCACCGCGTTTGAAACCTACTCCAAGCAGATGCCCGGCCTCAACGTGGTCGCCGTCTACGGTGGTGCGCCTATGGGCCCGCAACTCAAGGCCATCCGCCAGGGCGCGCAGGTTATCGTTGCCACCCCGGGCCGTCTGGTCGACCACCTGCGTCGCGACGAGAAAGTGCTGTCGACCATCCAGTACCTGGTGCTCGATGAAGCGGACGAAATGCTCAAGCTGGGCTTCATGGATGACCTCGAAGTGATCTTCGAAGCCATGCCGAAAAGCCGCCAGAGCGTGCTGTTCTCCGCGACCCTGCCGCACTCGATCCGCGCCATCGCTGAAAAGCACCTGCGTGATCCGCAGCACATCAAGATCGCGGCCAAGACGCAGACCGTTTCGCGTATCGAGCAGGCGCATCTGATGATCCATGCCGATCAGAAGACCAACGCCGTACTGCGCTTGCTGGAAGTCGAAGAATTCGACGCGCTGATCGCCTTCGTGCGTACCAAGCAGGCGACGCTGGATCTGGCCGCTGCGCTGGAAGCCAAAGGCTACAAGGCTGCCGCCCTGAATGGTGACATCGCCCAGAACCAGCGCGAGCGCGTGATCGAGTCCCTCAAGGATGGCCGTCTGGACATCGTCGTCGCTACCGACGTCGCTGCCCGTGGTATCGACGTGCCGCGTATCACCCACGTATTCAACGTCGACATGCCGTACGACCCCGAGTCCTACGTGCACCGTATCGGTCGTACCGGCCGTGCCGGTCGCGAAGGTCGTGCGCTGCTGCTGGTAACGCCGCGCGAGCGTCGCATGCTGCAGGTAATCGAGCGAGTAACGGGTCAGAAGGTTGGTGAAGTCAAACTGCCAAACGGCCAGCAGGTTCTCGATGCGCGCATCAAGAAGCTCACCAATGGCCTGGCGCCGCTGGTTGCCGATGCCGAGGCCAGCCATGGTGAGCTGCTCGATCGCCTGACCGCTGACATCGGCTGCACGCCACGTGCCCTGGCCGCTGCGCTGCTGAAAAAGGCCACCAATGGTCAGCCTCTGGATCTGGCCAGCGTCGAGCGCGAGCAGCCGCTGGTGCCGGGCGTTGGTGGTGCTCCGCGTGAGCGTCGCGAGCGTGAAGGCGAGCGCAGTGGTGAGCGTAGCGATCCCCGCGAGCGCCGGGCGCCGATGCCGCTGGGCGAAGGTCGTGCGCGTTGCCGTACCGCGCTGGGTGCGCGTGATGGCATCGCTGCCAAGAACCTGCTGGGCGCTATCCTCAACGAAGGTGGTCTGGCTCGTGAAGCGATCGGTCGGATCCAGATCCGCGAGAGCTTCAGCCTGGTCGAGCTGCCGGAAGATGGCCTCGAGCGTCTGCTGAGCAAGCTCAAGGACACCCGTGTTGCCGGCAAGCCGCTGAAGCTGCGTCGTTATCGCGAAGACTGA
- the pabB gene encoding aminodeoxychorismate synthase component I — MPTCLVHSLPYQADPAAYFERVRQAPGAVLLDSGRPIASRGRYDLLSAWPQATLSAEEGESGMDFFARLREGLAALGEAELPAGLELPFAGGLLGYLGYDFGRRIEALPEQARDDLGLGDAVFGLYPWALISDHHAQTSQLVFHPSLSSSEQARLLALFRCTPPVASQEAPFALLGPFQADIEAHEYASAIARIHAYIASGDCYQVNFAQRFRASYQGEPWQAYRALRQACPTPFSGYLTLADGGAVLSLSPERFIRVSKGQVETRPIKGTQPRGRSDQEDADNARALLESPKDRAENLMIVDLLRNDLGRSCRIGSVRVPELFALESYPNVHHLVSAVTGELAADKDVLDLLLGAFPGGSITGAPKIRAMQIIDELEPTRRGLYCGSLLYLDVRGEMDSSIAIRSLLARHGTMSCWGGGGIVADSAWQTEYQESITKVQVLLSTLERFC; from the coding sequence ATGCCTACCTGTCTCGTCCACTCCCTGCCGTATCAGGCAGATCCCGCCGCTTATTTCGAACGGGTGCGCCAGGCACCGGGTGCGGTGTTGCTGGATTCCGGTCGGCCGATCGCGTCGCGTGGGCGTTACGACCTGCTCAGCGCCTGGCCTCAGGCGACGCTGAGCGCGGAGGAGGGTGAGTCAGGCATGGACTTCTTCGCGCGCCTGCGCGAGGGGCTGGCGGCTCTGGGTGAGGCCGAGCTACCGGCCGGGCTCGAGTTGCCGTTCGCGGGTGGCCTGCTCGGTTACCTCGGCTATGATTTCGGTCGTCGCATCGAGGCGCTGCCCGAGCAGGCCAGGGATGACCTGGGTCTTGGCGATGCCGTATTCGGCTTGTACCCCTGGGCATTGATCAGCGACCACCATGCACAGACCAGTCAACTGGTGTTTCACCCATCGCTCTCCAGCAGCGAGCAGGCGCGCTTGCTCGCCCTGTTCCGGTGCACGCCACCAGTCGCGTCGCAAGAGGCGCCATTCGCCTTGCTTGGGCCCTTCCAGGCCGACATCGAGGCACATGAGTACGCCAGTGCCATCGCCCGCATTCATGCTTATATCGCTTCCGGTGACTGCTATCAGGTCAACTTCGCCCAGCGCTTTCGTGCCAGCTACCAGGGTGAGCCCTGGCAGGCCTACCGCGCCCTGCGCCAGGCCTGCCCGACGCCGTTTTCCGGCTACCTGACGCTGGCAGATGGCGGTGCGGTGCTGAGCCTCTCGCCCGAGCGCTTCATTCGGGTCAGCAAGGGGCAGGTGGAAACCCGACCGATCAAGGGGACTCAGCCCCGTGGGCGCAGCGATCAGGAGGATGCGGACAATGCCCGCGCCTTGCTCGAAAGCCCCAAGGACCGCGCCGAGAACCTGATGATCGTCGATCTGCTGCGCAACGACCTGGGGCGCAGTTGCCGGATCGGCTCGGTGCGCGTGCCCGAGCTGTTCGCACTGGAGAGCTACCCGAACGTGCATCATCTGGTCAGTGCGGTGACCGGTGAGCTGGCTGCCGACAAGGATGTGCTGGACCTGTTGCTGGGCGCCTTTCCGGGCGGCTCCATCACCGGCGCGCCGAAGATTCGCGCGATGCAGATCATCGACGAGCTGGAGCCCACCCGGCGCGGTCTGTATTGCGGTTCGCTGCTCTATCTGGACGTGCGCGGCGAGATGGACAGCTCCATCGCCATCCGCAGCCTGCTGGCCAGGCACGGCACCATGAGTTGCTGGGGCGGTGGCGGTATCGTTGCCGACTCGGCCTGGCAGACCGAGTATCAGGAGTCGATTACCAAGGTGCAGGTCCTGCTCAGCACCCTGGAGCGCTTCTGCTAG
- a CDS encoding DODA-type extradiol aromatic ring-opening family dioxygenase, with the protein MLPSLFISHGSPMLALQPGASGVALSRLAGELPKPRAIVVVSAHWESAELLVMSAAQPQTWHDFGGFPPELYQVQYPAPGNPQLAEDILQRLKTAGLPARADERRPFDHGSWVPLSLMYPQADIPVVQVSLPSHKGAALQVQVGEALAGLREQNVLLLGSGSITHNLGELDWRAAPEEATPWAAEFRDWVVDKLQRDDLQALLDYRQQAPHARRNHPSEEHLLPLFFARGAGGTCQIEHQGFTLGALGMDIYSFA; encoded by the coding sequence ATGTTACCCAGCCTGTTCATTTCCCACGGATCACCCATGCTTGCCCTGCAGCCAGGCGCCAGCGGCGTTGCTCTCAGCCGTCTTGCTGGGGAGTTGCCGAAACCACGCGCCATCGTGGTGGTATCGGCGCACTGGGAAAGTGCCGAATTGCTGGTGATGAGTGCGGCTCAACCGCAAACCTGGCACGACTTCGGCGGCTTTCCCCCGGAACTCTATCAGGTGCAATACCCGGCGCCCGGCAACCCGCAACTGGCAGAGGACATCCTGCAGCGCCTGAAGACCGCCGGCCTGCCTGCCCGTGCCGATGAGCGCCGGCCGTTCGACCACGGCAGTTGGGTACCGCTGTCGCTGATGTATCCGCAAGCGGACATTCCGGTGGTGCAGGTGTCGCTGCCAAGTCACAAGGGCGCAGCCCTGCAGGTGCAGGTTGGCGAGGCGCTGGCCGGGCTGCGTGAGCAGAACGTGCTGCTGCTCGGTTCCGGCAGCATCACTCACAACCTCGGCGAACTGGACTGGCGTGCCGCTCCGGAAGAGGCGACGCCCTGGGCTGCGGAGTTTCGCGACTGGGTGGTCGACAAGCTGCAGCGTGATGACCTGCAGGCGCTGCTCGACTACCGCCAGCAAGCGCCTCACGCCCGTCGCAATCACCCCAGCGAGGAGCACCTGCTGCCGCTATTCTTCGCCCGCGGTGCCGGCGGCACCTGCCAGATCGAACACCAGGGTTTCACCCTCGGAGCGCTGGGCATGGACATCTACAGCTTCGCCTAG
- a CDS encoding thiopurine S-methyltransferase, whose translation MQEAFWQTRWQNNQIGFHAAEVNPFLRRYWPGFTAADGARVLVPLCGKSLDMVWLAERGHRVIGVELARTAVEAFFAEQGLDATVTQEGAFRVYRHGRIELYCGDFFALDSEQLADCALFYDRAALIALPAEMRERYVRHLQSVLPGGSQGLLVTLDYDQSLMNGPPFSVSDEEVSGWSGSVWDSQLLESQDAMEERFTARGLTRMDERVYRLRLL comes from the coding sequence ATGCAGGAAGCGTTCTGGCAAACGCGTTGGCAGAATAATCAGATCGGTTTTCATGCGGCCGAGGTCAACCCGTTCCTGCGCCGCTATTGGCCTGGTTTTACGGCAGCGGATGGCGCTCGGGTGCTGGTGCCCTTGTGTGGCAAAAGCCTGGATATGGTCTGGCTGGCCGAGCGGGGGCATCGGGTGATTGGCGTGGAGCTGGCACGCACCGCCGTCGAGGCATTCTTCGCCGAGCAGGGTCTGGACGCGACGGTCACTCAGGAGGGGGCATTTCGGGTTTACCGGCACGGAAGGATCGAGCTGTACTGTGGTGATTTCTTCGCGCTCGACAGCGAACAGCTCGCAGATTGTGCGCTGTTCTACGACCGCGCAGCTCTGATCGCCTTGCCAGCCGAGATGCGCGAGCGTTATGTCCGCCATCTGCAGAGCGTGCTGCCTGGAGGAAGCCAGGGGTTGCTGGTGACCCTGGACTACGATCAGTCGTTGATGAACGGGCCACCCTTTTCCGTCAGCGATGAGGAGGTGAGCGGCTGGTCCGGCAGTGTCTGGGATAGCCAACTGCTGGAAAGCCAGGACGCCATGGAGGAGCGATTCACTGCCCGAGGGCTCACTCGCATGGATGAGCGTGTCTATCGATTGCGGCTGCTCTGA